One Ignavibacteriales bacterium DNA segment encodes these proteins:
- the pepF gene encoding oligoendopeptidase F has protein sequence MNHKLIGKFFFMLPLLFFTQDKLVAQDSGQLPTRDKIEAKYTWNLADIYTSEDLWEKDFKWIDENIANYKKYEGKLGTSAIELLAAVKFDDEMSIKIGKLYLYSSLSKDLDLANSVGLARYDRISQLVSKVAAASSFIRPELLGIPNEKIEKFMDESKELKVYKHQYENLIRMKAHTLPKEQEELLAQVSQVNQIPENTFSVFTNADMQFPTVKDSKGNDIQISAGRYGAALYSTDRTYRERVYRGYYKPYMDYRNTLSTLFNGEIKTHIFNATARKYKSSREASLDVNNIPVSVYDNLVKTVNENLEPLHRWAKMRKKVLGLTELHPYDAYVTLFPGIKDEYPYDKSIEMVKDALKPLGEDYIKNLTNAFNNRWIDVYETKGKRSGAYSSGTTYGVHPYVLLNWNNQLNDVFTLAHEMGHNMHSYYTGQTQPFPYADYSIFVAEVASTCNEALLLDYLIDKAKSKEEKLALIEKYLTNITTTFYRQTMFAEFEQVTHEKTEKGEALTAETLTPLYKEIVQKYWGPDMIVDDEEAYTWARIPHFYYNFYVYQYATSYAASQIIAAKIKTEKQPAIDKYLNFLKAGNSDYAINVLKAAGVDMNSPEPIKQTIKKMNELLDEMEKLLAEK, from the coding sequence ATGAATCATAAATTAATAGGAAAATTTTTCTTTATGCTTCCATTATTATTTTTTACTCAAGATAAACTTGTTGCCCAGGATTCTGGACAATTACCAACCAGAGACAAAATTGAAGCTAAGTATACCTGGAATCTTGCTGATATATATACATCAGAGGATTTGTGGGAGAAAGATTTCAAATGGATTGATGAGAACATTGCAAACTATAAAAAGTACGAAGGTAAACTTGGAACTTCTGCTATCGAACTATTAGCTGCAGTTAAGTTTGATGATGAAATGTCAATAAAAATCGGCAAACTTTATTTGTATTCCTCACTTTCAAAGGATTTGGATTTAGCTAACTCAGTTGGATTAGCACGCTATGATAGAATCAGCCAGCTTGTTTCCAAGGTAGCTGCAGCAAGTTCATTCATCCGTCCAGAACTGCTTGGTATTCCAAATGAAAAAATTGAAAAGTTTATGGACGAATCCAAAGAATTAAAAGTTTATAAACATCAATATGAAAATCTTATTAGAATGAAAGCCCATACATTACCAAAGGAACAGGAAGAACTTTTAGCACAGGTAAGTCAGGTTAATCAGATCCCGGAAAATACATTTAGTGTGTTTACAAATGCTGATATGCAATTTCCAACAGTAAAAGATTCTAAAGGTAATGATATTCAGATTTCTGCTGGAAGATATGGAGCCGCATTATATTCAACTGATAGAACTTATCGCGAAAGAGTTTACAGGGGATACTATAAACCATATATGGATTATCGCAATACACTTTCTACTCTTTTTAATGGTGAAATTAAAACGCATATTTTCAATGCCACCGCAAGAAAATACAAATCATCACGCGAAGCATCTCTTGATGTGAACAATATTCCGGTTTCTGTTTACGATAATCTTGTAAAAACTGTAAATGAAAATCTGGAACCATTGCATCGTTGGGCTAAGATGCGAAAAAAAGTACTTGGATTAACAGAGCTACATCCATATGATGCTTATGTTACTCTTTTCCCTGGAATTAAGGATGAATATCCTTATGACAAATCAATTGAAATGGTGAAAGATGCATTAAAACCATTGGGAGAAGATTATATTAAAAATCTAACCAATGCTTTCAATAATAGATGGATAGATGTTTATGAAACTAAAGGAAAGAGGAGTGGTGCTTATTCCTCCGGAACAACTTACGGAGTTCATCCTTATGTACTTCTTAACTGGAATAATCAATTGAATGATGTATTTACTCTTGCACACGAGATGGGGCATAACATGCATTCATATTATACCGGGCAGACACAGCCGTTTCCGTATGCTGATTATTCAATCTTTGTTGCCGAAGTTGCGTCAACCTGCAATGAAGCTTTGTTACTTGATTATTTGATCGATAAAGCTAAATCCAAAGAAGAAAAATTAGCTTTGATTGAAAAATATTTAACTAATATCACTACTACATTTTACCGACAGACAATGTTCGCTGAGTTTGAGCAGGTTACTCATGAAAAAACTGAAAAGGGAGAAGCACTTACTGCTGAAACTCTAACCCCGCTTTACAAAGAAATTGTTCAGAAGTATTGGGGACCGGATATGATTGTTGATGATGAAGAAGCATATACCTGGGCAAGGATTCCGCACTTCTATTATAACTTCTATGTTTATCAATACGCTACAAGCTATGCAGCTTCGCAAATAATTGCAGCAAAGATTAAAACGGAAAAACAACCGGCAATTGATAAGTATTTAAATTTCCTTAAAGCTGGTAATTCCGATTATGCCATAAATGTTTTAAAAGCTGCAGGTGTTGATATGAATTCTCCGGAACCGATAAAGCAGACAATTAAAAAGATGAACGAATTGCTTGATGAAATGGAAAAGCTGCTTGCTGAAAAATAA
- the crcB gene encoding fluoride efflux transporter CrcB: MIKYLIVSFGAAIGGSLRYWLSNFIYKFLPISFPYGTLSVNLIGSFLVGLFMFYFDEREIISPNIRLFLTVGFCGGFTTFSTFSLETINLLRDSEFLFAGLNIFLNIGLCLAGVYLAYIISK; this comes from the coding sequence GTGATCAAATATTTAATCGTTTCATTCGGTGCAGCAATTGGTGGCAGTTTAAGATACTGGTTATCTAACTTTATTTATAAATTTCTGCCAATTTCATTTCCATACGGAACTCTATCAGTTAATCTTATTGGAAGTTTTTTAGTTGGACTCTTCATGTTTTATTTTGATGAACGAGAAATCATAAGTCCAAACATTAGGCTTTTTTTAACAGTTGGATTCTGCGGCGGATTTACAACCTTTTCTACATTCTCGCTCGAAACAATCAATCTTTTACGAGATTCAGAATTCTTGTTTGCTGGTTTAAATATTTTTTTAAACATTGGTTTATGTTTGGCTGGTGTATATCTGGCTTACATTATTTCGAAATAA